The stretch of DNA AATCTTCAGAGCCGTAAATAGAAGTAAGCTCGCCAGACATAGCTTTTGTGACcggttaaaaaaaattttctggGAGATGATGGCATCACTCCCCTACCATATGAATGCTGATGGCATCTGTTTCGACCAGCGGCCTTGCTCTTGCTGTCACACGATCTTCCGTTTTTCTGTCAATTtctgcaaaagaaaaataaacactgATTATAGCAGACACCGTGTTACTTGCTATATATAATTAGAATTCTCTTGAGGGAAGGGTaaatatttgttattgttaaccGTTGATTATCCTTTTAGGgcattttgataaaaaaaaagaaacagtatAAGGGTTTTGGATAACTTTTCTTGGTTTTACGAGACATTGTCCGAAAACTTAAAAAGCGCTCTAAACGCAAAAACTACATAGATGTCTACACTACTAATTATTCTCACTTAATATGAGGTGCACCCGAGGATGCCTTCGGAGAGTGGTTATAACAAGAGAAGGTCGCAAAAATAATCAATACAAGCAACGATGGAGGCTGTAATGAATAGTGCCCCTATCCGTCATTCTTTTAGCGGATAAAAAATTGTAACCACGGAAACGGTAACCAGATGCTCTCGAAATCAAAGACAATATCATAAGCCGACTTTGCCTTTTTTCAACGAAAAATTTCTTGttctttgtttcttgtgtGTTGTGACTAAAGAAATAATGTTCAGAGTCGACTAATGTAATCGGGGTAAAAAGATATAGGGCAACTAGGGCAACATTTTGCAGTTTACAACTAAAAACGTTCTAACGTTGGAGAGCAATTTGAAGTGTGTTTCTTATCCCACAATAGAAGGCGAAAAAATATGTCGTATGATCTGCAAATTTGAAAACAACTAGGCTTTGTAAGGAACAGACGTCTTAAAAGATCTTACCAGGATAGGAGAATCTCAGAACGCAAGGTGACCTCGGCTCTAAGTTCTGGCGCCGCGGCAGAATGTCTAGCTCAATTCCAGTGATGTGGTCGTTTGCTATGTTATAAAAACATCCACAACACCTCGAAAGTATCTCCTTAGTGCGCCGTCTCATCTCCCTTATACAGTAGAGGTAGATTATTGGGTTGATAACGGTGTTGGCACAACACATAGATAGGAATATAATACGTCTAAGGTAGATCTCTTCGTATGAGTCCCTTGCAGAAATAATTGCCCTGGCCAGAGTATACAGAACAGGGACACCATAAGGAATGACAAAGGCCAGGATCAGCGAAGCGAACATGTAGCTGTTTTTGAGTTGCCACAAAGTGAACCCCATTGAGGCACTGAATGTGGAGTTGGCTTGGAGAGGGTGGGCTTGTTGGCGGCGGCAGTGTAGGAACTTGAGGACACGGACACTCATGACTGTCAGGCTTACGGCGGGGATGATATACTGTATTACTGATATGGCAATACCGAGCACTTTTGTCTTCAGGTTTTCGTTATCAGACC from Nematostella vectensis chromosome 8, jaNemVect1.1, whole genome shotgun sequence encodes:
- the LOC116619774 gene encoding adenosine receptor A3-like, which translates into the protein MSNQSDSRYVWAPIPLQIRWTCATFLLLMAVGSCCGNGLVLYLVKTPVAVNRRALQRTLTAFFIRNLALSSLATSLVSTPLLVAELLRDFLNSDWACRFYSFFVTSPISTTITNLIVIGVERYLTIYRPNKVPYRKTCKRLVKVAWLAGVIVAMTYPGSSATLQKFQVDEYHHTFICRSDNENLKTKVLGIAISVIQYIIPAVSLTVMSVRVLKFLHCRRQQAHPLQANSTFSASMGFTLWQLKNSYMFASLILAFVIPYGVPVLYTLARAIISARDSYEEIYLRRIIFLSMCCANTVINPIIYLYCIREMRRRTKEILSRCCGCFYNIANDHITGIELDILPRRQNLEPRSPCVLRFSYPEIDRKTEDRVTARARPLVETDAISIHMVGE